The genomic window tcgccgccccaaggacggcggcacaccgcagggagcgctctgccagtcgccggtcccgcggctctggtggacctcctgcagacttgcctgcggagggtccgctggtcccgcggctccggtggacctcccgcaggcatgcctgcggatgctccaccgaagctgcgggaccagcggaccctccacaggcacgtctgcgggaggtccaccagagccgcctgccgccctcccggcgaccagcagagtgcctcccgcagcatgccgccccaagcacgcgcttggcgtgctggggcctggagccgcccctggctaggtGCATTGTTACCTACTAACTCAATTGCAGCCGGAGGAACTGTGGATACCAATTGCTTATGTTTCCAAAACACTAGGTCTCAACTCCAGTAACACTTGAACTATAGTAATAGAATCACTTTAAAGTAACTCCTGCTAACTGTTTAAATACATTTTGTCTGGCCAACGCAAGCAAAGTAtaactgttttaaaataataGTATTTAAACCTGCCAACCTGTGACCCCAAGAAGCCATTCCAGAATCAGGGCATTGCTAGGATGTAGGGCTATCCTGGCCACATTCTCTTTCCCAAGAAATTTTCCTTGCACTTGATGCTGAGAGGGAGTGTCACTGAGCTGCTTTGCTGGATCTGTCACTTGGGGACACTCATTATACAAAGATAATcttcttagggcctgattcactgGCTTTACAGGTGCTTTGTTCCCTGGAGCGATTAGCAGCATAGCCATAGCAGAGCCAAGAATCAGGACCTAGATGTTGGGAAGTTGGCTTGAGGGGAGTGAAAGGGCTCACTAGAAGATCTTGGAAGAGGAAAGGCAGTATGGCAATATGTAAACAATCTACTAAAAATGGTCCTGGATTCAAATATGGGCTCTTGTCAACTTGTTGTTAATTTCAGTTGGCAAAACCTGGGAACAAACTtagttttacaaaaaaaaaaaaaaaccaaaaaaacaaaataaaaaccccaCCAAGATGTGTGTTCAAAACCAGGACATGCCAAAACATTCaagaatacacacacactctaGATCTCTAGTTTGAGGGGGAGGGCGAGGCACAGCAGGGCAGATGAAATCATTCCAACAAATCACCATTTGCATGTATGGGCCTTCAATATTAAGTTACATATTGCTGACCTCGCTTACTCTTCCCTGTGGTGCTAAGTAGACTGCATAAGTTAAAGCAGAACACAGGACTTACTGCAACTGGATAGCTAACACCTGAGGGCATGAATTTTCATAGAACAGATGAGAGTATAATAAAGAAAAGAAGGGAGAGTTTTTGAATTATATAAGCCCCATCAATAATAAATTTCCTATGAGTTGACTACTGAAATACTGGCAAGGAGGCAATGTATTCAGTCCTGGATAGGAACAGTTATAAGAGAATAGTTATAAGGCATAAACCTCTTGTACATAGTGGCTATTATTAAATATCATTTAATTCTATATTGGTTGGTTTCTATTAATGGTTGAGAACTTAGAGTTTAAAGAAGTTTATTAATTAGTGGCTGATAAGTATTCATTTCTGCTCCAAGAAAATCCCACTTGTCTATCTGCCTGCAGTTTCTGGTTGACACCCGCAAATGGGATATGTTTcatctagcttcccataaagctcCCTTTGATGAGCTACTTGCCaatgttaaaataattaaattaaattaaattgactTTCCCCAAAaaagagttggggagggggaagaggtagCAGGCTCTTAGCTGTCAAAAACTGGGTATACAATGTGGTTGTCCATCCAATTCTTCCTTCCTGCCACAGGGTTCAACCAGTACTTCTTTGAAATTCCGACTCCTGTCATGGTCTATACTACAGACTTATGTTGGTATCTACTTTACTCCgggtggaaaatccacacccctgagtggaatatttataccaacctaacccctggtgtagatagtgctgtcaatgggagggcttctcccattgacatagcttctTTCTTTCAGAGAGGTGGAGAACctcctacaccaatgggagaagctctcctgttggcgtagGTAACCTCTTCACTAAGTCCTACTGTGGCTCAGATGAACCAGTGCAATGTAGACAAGCCTATATTAACAATAGTGTGAGGCTGACAGCATCAGGCCGACTGGGACTTCCTTTTCCAGATGGCCTGCTCAGGGCTCCCACTGCCTCTTCATTCCTGTGAGTCATTTGTTTCTCTGCAGAGCCTCTTTCTTTAAAAATTGATTCCAATCccatttggggaaggagttgcaAGGCAGACAGCTTTAAGATATATGGAGGAGTCTTGCCAAGACTGGGATGCTGGCCTCTTACAGATACTGGGCaggcaggagagagcaggaagtTTTTGATAGGTGAATATAATCTTTGGAACTTGATGCAGAAAGCTGCCAACAGTCTTAGGATGGTGGCCAGGACTGAAATTTATTTTGGCTAGGAGTTGTGCATTGTTCTTTATTTGTGTGAGTGGGAGTTTGATGCTTCCCTAGTGCAGCCTGAGGTAACTTTAATCAGTAACACATGAACAGAAAAGAACCATTGAGCTGGAGCTCTAGCTAGCTTTTCTGCTGGGAACAAGAAAAAAGATCCCTGCTGTCTGGCTTCCCAGGTACCTTcctcttccccatctccccccctcACCTGGAGGAAGAGTGCAGATTCCCTGGTTGGACACTGGTGCCGTCCTTCAGGGGAGAAGAAAGAAGATTTCCCTCATTctagactgatccctgagggaaATGAAGATGAGAGCTCCCTGCCTCTCTTGTCTGACTACATTCTCTGGCCTTctgggtggggtggtggtgaaatccagtgactttttttttttttaggtgtgtgtgtgattcctgGTGGGGGTGGAAATAAGTGGTAAAGCAATAAAAACATGCTGTTGTCCTAATTAGTTAGTAAATGAGAAAGTAAATTACTGAGAAATACAGCTTGAACATCTTACTCATGGCAGTTGAAACTGTACTTGCTTGCAACAACTGTATTTAACAAGGCTTTCTGTGTCTCTGTGGACTGGGGTAGTGGGGTGCTCAGATCCGGGAGCTTGATTTGGGTCTCATTAGGCTAGCATAGATGGAATTATCTTTTCTGAAACCATGCTATATACTACATACCATGACAACTGGCGATTTAAAAGTCTGGCCTTTATTTGGTGGCCAAAAATCAGTATCAAGTCAATATTGGGTTTTCTTTGTCCTACGTTACAGCAACAATAATTTTTATACTATGAAAAAAATATGTTGAAGTGTTGCCCAGGTTAGACTAAGGCATAGATATGTGCATCAAGGCTTCAGGGGTCATGTGATCTaatctttcatttttaaatgtttctagctgtcatggttgtgaagaaaaacttGGAAGTATGAACTGAGTGTACTGTATACAGCAGCAGTTGTAGGAAGCCTGATAAAATAGCCTggggaggtgtgaactgccctttGCATCTCCATGGGTTcttaactctgaaacctgatgTGCAAGGAGGCCAACacagctcccacccccaccaatCTAAATAAAGAATTTGGGGGTCAGGGAGCTCTTTTCATCTGCCACTTCAGAGGAAATGGCAGCTGTTATGTGGCCCCTGCCTGGGGTCCAATATGGGGATGTGCCTAGGGGCCCAGGGAGTCTTAATCTGTCCCCGATAATGTGTTAAACATGAATGTCTTGTCTTGTATAGTCAATACAGATCCACTATAGCTGGTGTCCAACCTCCCTCCCACCTCTGCCAGTCATAGGTACCTTGTCTGCCTCTATCGCCTCCCTCCCACGATTTTTGTGacctttgctgctttaacagggAGCCGGGGGCACAGAACCAAGTGGGAAGCAGCTGTGGACTGAGACATGCTGGAGGAAAGGGTGGGAATCCGAATTAACTCCTGGGTGGGGGCCAGGACAACGTGGGGCTGAGCGCTCCAGCGGGGGGAAATCACCCCCAACAAATAGCAGCACTGGCAGGGCCCACACCGGGCGCAGCCGCAGCGCAAAAATCAAGGCACCGTGAAACCTCGCTGCGCGGATCTGTATTTTCACATGTGCGCTGGcggggcagtgcaggggggccCATCCCAGAGCGCTGGGCTGCAGCCCGCGGTAGCCACGACGCCAAGGGCGATGGACGCGGGATCCAGGGGATAGCCCCGGCGCCCACTCGTAAGCAGTCACTAGGGTGAGCCCATTCTGTTCCTCGCCTTGGCCTCCCCCGCGGCCGCGCTACTTGGTTCAGTCCAGGAACTTAAGAAAGCTGATTTCCCCCCCGTTGCCCCCGCCCCTTCCGCTCTGGTTTCTCGCGAGAGTTTGGTAGGCTGAGTTCTCGCGGGAGGCTGACTCTCTCGTATAATCTCGCGTTGCTGGCGGGTTTCGGCCTCTTTGGCTCTAGGGCGGCACCATGGCGGTTGGCAAGAACAAGCGCCTCACCAAGGGCGGCAAGAAAGGCGCAAAGAAAAAAGTGTAAGTGAGGCCGGgcgggggcgaggggtgccgGGGGCCCCGCCGGGGGGCCTGCTGGGCAGCGGCCCGGCAGGATGCGCCGGATGCCGGGCGGATTGGGGCGGCCGGCGCAAGCGGTGGCGGTGTTGACATGGCGGCGGCTAGACCGGGGGTTGGGCGGGGGCTGTAGAGCGCGCGGGTCCCCGCTGCacgggaggggcggggcggggctggctctGCTGTGAATCCCCCTGCCCGAGGTGGGGGGCCAGGGCCTGGCCGCACAGGGTCCCCCAGCACCAGGCTGCGGCTCTCGGGGGAAGACGGGAGTTCGGGGCCGGACTGCCTCTGCCCCACGTGCCGTGCGGAGCTGTCTTTAGTTGCCCCTGCAGCTCGGCTGCCGCTTTACCCCCAGCTCCGGCGCGATCCCAGTGCAGCCGGGACAGAGCCGCACTGCTAGATACTGTGCGCTGGGTCCTGGTCTCTGACTCTGTCCGTGACCGTGCAGGGCCTAGAGGGCTAACACTGAGCCCCACATTGGGATGAGTCGGTTACTTATTTGTTGGTCCACTGTCTGTCACTTATTGGTATTTGTGAACTTATGCTGATAAGAAAACACGTTTGCATTAATTTGGAAATGCATAAATTGAGGCAGCCTATGGTATTTTAAGTATGTTGTAACTCTACCACAGTTCTGTTGTACATGATAAATATGGAGGAAGTAGACCAAATTTTAGGCCAGATTTAATCTGAAGAATGAGtggaaatattattattattatttttaaactaagggtcgatcccttctcaaagaaggatTGGTACGATGTCAAGGCACCTGCAATGTTTAATATCCGAAACATTGGGAAGACACTCGTCACCAGGACCCAAGGAACCAGTGAGTATCTAAAGTGTTGAGGTAACACTTGATATATGTTATGTCCTGTCTTTTAAGACTGTGCAATGCAGTATCAGTTGTAAGCTGTTCCTACTTAAATGAACGTGATTTGCAATATTATAGGATAACTAgacttaaaaaatgtgttttgaccTCAGTTTGTTGGGTAGCACTAAGGTTTTTATCTTCAGTAGACAAAGAATCAAGTTTTGCATACAGAATATGGTTTGGTTCTTGTCCATGCAAGATGAACTAACTGATCTCTATCGAAAGCTATTGGATAATCTGTGGGACTAAAATGCAAAGGAAGACCCAATAAAGATTAGAATTGTGGGGTGGAAATTACTTAAAGGTATTTAAAAGCATCTGGGGGAAATGACAAAAAATGATCAATATCTTTTATAGGAGAGGAAGATCTGGAAAGCAGTGATGCAGAAAGATCTTGGGAAGGACATAATGGGCAGATCTTTATATGTGGGGTTTCATTGTAATAGGGTAGCAAAACCGCTAATTTTTTGGGCACTGTATGTGCAGAGGCATCACTGAGTAGAGCCGGGGTTTTCAAACTAGGGGTGGACCCCTtaaggggtcacgaggttattacatggagggtcgcaagctgtcagccccactttccttccagcatttataagggtattaaatatgtaaagaaatgtttttaatttaaaaggggggTCACACATAGAGGCTTGCTAGGTGAAAGGGatcactagtacaaaagtttaagaaccactggagTAGAGGGAGGTGGTTATCTTTCACATGATCAGGTGTGACCACAGGTGGAATACTGAGACCACACTTGGAATACTATATTCAAGTacggcagtggttctcagacttttctgttggtgacccctttcaaatagcatgcttctgagtgtgacccctcccccttataaattaaaaacactttttagtatctttaataccattataaatgctggaggcaaagtgaggtttggggtggaagctgactgCTCATGACCCCtggtgaccccctgaggggtctcaacccccagtttgagaacccctgacgtAAGGGAACCTCAGTCTCTACTATTCAGAGATCAACAATGGAATCTGGATAAGCACAACAATTACGTAAACATAGGTGTGCAGCTTGGCCAGCATGATTAGGAGGGAGTTATCTTTACATGTGTTTCAGGGTTTAAATATCAAAGAAGGACACAAATTATTTAGCATGGTGCATGGGTATAATTATGAGCGATGGAATAAaattaaagaaagggaaactttgGTCTGATTACGATTCATAAAAGTGAAATCTAGTAATGACCCATGATAACTGTGGACATAGAGAACCTACTGCAAGGACAGTCCTGCAGTGGCAGAGGAATAGTTGTTAAGTGACAAAATTAGACTTGTCATGTGCACTGCTCCCTAATTTCAGTTCTTAATCATTTATATCTTTAGCTCTTAGTTTGTACATGCATATGTTTTTTTATGTGTTAAAAAAAGTACACCTAGTTCTTACATTTTTATACTTATACTGTCCCCAAAACGTTGACCCCCATTTCTAAAGGTATTGCAACACTGAGCGCACCAACAACCTAAatgcctttttttaaatgtttggctGAATTGAGACTGAATATTCAGGCCTGAACATAGAATTTATTTTTCGAATTTTAAATATGGGGCACAGCATGATGTCTTTCACTGCTTTGTACTGATGCCTGACTAGTTCATTGACTAACTTCAACTGTTGCAGAGAAGTTTTTTTGTAATAAAGTAACCGACTAAATTTTTGTAGATCCAAACTTAAGTGAATTTGTGTTCAAGTCTAAGTCTAATGTGGACtctaatattataaataaatatcaAATGAGGGTTCAGAATCTGACTCAGCTAGTCctaatttttaacaaaaaatattatttcatatGCATATAGAAATTGCTTCTGATGGACTTAAGGGCCGTGTGTTTGAAGTGAGTCTTGCTGATCTGCAGAATGATGAAGTCGCCTTCCGTAAATTCAAGCTGATTACAGAGGATGTTCAGGGCAAAAACTGTCTGACCAATTTCCATGGAATGGACCTCACCCGTGACAAGATGTGCTCCATGGTCAAAAAATGGCAGGTAAGTGGTAATGATATGTATCTGTGAAGCTGCAAAATACTACCTTGATAGTAAACTGCCTCTAAAAATTGAGATGAAATAACTTGATCTTTGATACTGATCTTTTCCTTGTTCAGGCCAACCAATATTATATTTGTTTATTGGTTGgtgtttgcttattttttttttttaaaccaataagATAAAGCTTACAGGTCATATTTTTAAAgaccagcatctgcagcaatTGCTGTTGCCTGCAAAGCCACACAGTTGCAGAAATTATACACAGTACTTCTAGCACATGGACTTTAAGCttcgcttaaaaaaaaaaaggcaaaacctGTTTCTGAGGCCTTATTTACATTTGTTGTAGTTAGTCATTGGCTCCACTGAGGCAGCTACAACGTGGTTATTTGAAGCAAATCACTGAGACCTTTATTATAGTGAGAAGGGCAGGGTTTGGGAGGGCACCTTAAGAGAACAGAACACCTTGCTGCATGTATCATAGTTACTACTTTCAGGTTACACTTAAATACAAACTTTCAATATATAGGATGTAGACATCATCCTTATCCCAAATTTAAGAAACCATAGAATGTCTTTATTCTAATTGGTGGATGTTCATGTGCTTGTAAAACTAAATAATGGATGTTGACTACAAGCAAGCTATGATTTTACTGGCTCCAAGTTGCTCCTGCTTATGAGGCAGGGAGTTTGGGATGTTCAGTAGAAGTGCCAACACAAGAAGAGGGGGGTTGGAAGGGAAAGTTACTTGGCAAGGAGAGACTTCCCATTAATAGCAAGGATGGCATATAAAATCCCAACCTGGGATGGAGGAGGTGCATTACAAGAATCAACACCTTTGTGCTCCCTGTTAATACTAGTGTTACTGAATTCTCTCTCCTTCACTCAATCTGCTCATTATTAGGGTGCCAGATGTAAGAAGTGCTGCTGGTGTCATCAGTTAGTGCTCTTCCAAACCCTGTTTAGGAATTGGAAGTGTCAATAGCAGTTTAATATTAGGTAGAATTTATAATAATTTAGGGGCTAACTATTCGGACCTTAATGTTGGGGTCAAGTGACAGCAACACTAGAGTATTGTTTAGGAAGATCTGACTGGAAATGCTTAGAAGCTGTGCCTTGCGTTGTGTTGTCTTTCTGTGATGATAGAAGGGACAAATGTATTCTATAACTTCTTTTCTAGACCATGATTGAAGCCCATGTTGATGTCAAAACTACCGATGGCTATCTACTGCGCCTCTTTTGTGTGGGTTTTACCAAGAAGCGCAATAACCAGATTCGCAAGACCTCATATGCCCAGCATCAGCAGGTCCGCCAAATTCGCAAGAAGATGATGGAAATCATGACACGGGAGGTGCAGACTAATGACCTGAAAGAAGTTGTCAATAAGCTGTACGTCTCGGTTGTCATTAATCAAGCTTTAACTTGGGAAACAGTTGCCATTCTACTCTGGTTTAATTGAGTTTAAGTGTTGGTTTACACAGTCAGATAGGTTTAATAGTAATTCATGTTATTAACCTAGTTTAAATTTCTGTGGGGACAGTACTATTGtggttagctttttttttaagcacCTCTGTGAGCAGTAAGGTGAAGAAACTGATTGCTAGAGTATCTGGATGTACTAATTTAATTAATATTTGCTAATTAAATAACTTACTATCTTGTAAAACAATTTAACAGGAGCCTTAGTCATTTTCATTCCTGGTTGAGGGCTCAACAACTACTTTTGTTGGGGAACCAAATATTTAACAAAATTATGGAAAGCTTAAGATACTGTTCCCCCCCCCATACTCTCTTACCACCTGCACCACATCTGACATCCACCAAACTGTTCTGATTATGTAAATCTAAAAAACAGAGTTTGGGAAGAGACTGCATGACACACAAATCTTTCTGCAGACTTCAGCAATGTCTATGTTTATAAGGACTCCAGTTCTTAACTGACGGGAGGGAAGGTGGGATGGACTGCTGTTGAGAATATTAAATACTGAATAATTTGAACTCTATATATAAATACTGAAACACTTGGATTATTTTCAGGATCCCAGACAGCATTGGCAAAGACATAGAAAAAGCCTGTCAATCCATCTACCCTCTTCATGATGTGTATGTCCGCAAAGTGAAGATGCTTAAGAAGCCCAAGTTTGAATGTAAGTTGATTTCTGCTTAAATGTGGAAGCAAATCTGAATTCATGTAAAtagtatttcattttgaaatattctTGTTCTTGCTTGAAGAACCCAAATAAAAATGCTGGAAAGAACCAACTAAATGTTTGACGGTTTTGGTTTGGGAATGAATGATGACAACATGTTTCGGTCCCATATGACACCGAATGATTATACTCT from Mauremys mutica isolate MM-2020 ecotype Southern chromosome 5, ASM2049712v1, whole genome shotgun sequence includes these protein-coding regions:
- the RPS3A gene encoding 40S ribosomal protein S3a, whose amino-acid sequence is MAVGKNKRLTKGGKKGAKKKVVDPFSKKDWYDVKAPAMFNIRNIGKTLVTRTQGTKIASDGLKGRVFEVSLADLQNDEVAFRKFKLITEDVQGKNCLTNFHGMDLTRDKMCSMVKKWQTMIEAHVDVKTTDGYLLRLFCVGFTKKRNNQIRKTSYAQHQQVRQIRKKMMEIMTREVQTNDLKEVVNKLIPDSIGKDIEKACQSIYPLHDVYVRKVKMLKKPKFELGKLMELHGEGGGTGKPSGDETGAKVERADGYEPPVQESV